A stretch of the Arachis stenosperma cultivar V10309 chromosome 6, arast.V10309.gnm1.PFL2, whole genome shotgun sequence genome encodes the following:
- the LOC130935361 gene encoding myosin-11-like isoform X2: protein MEAPAGGVDDMTKLSYLHEPGVLQNLKSRYELNEIYTYTGNILIAINPFQRLPHIYDAHMMQQYKGAPFGELSPHVFAVADVAYRAMINEGKSNSILVSGESGAGKTETTKMLMRYLAYLGGRAATEGRTVEQQVLESNPVLEAFGNAKTVRNNNSSRFGKFVEIQFDKNGRISGAAIRTYLLERSRVCQVNDPERNYHCFYLLCAAPQEEVEKYKLGHPKTFHYLNQSKCYELADISDAREYLATRRAMDIVGISQKDQEAIFRVVAAILHLGNIAFTKGKEADSSVPKDDKAKFHLKTTAELLMCDLAGLEDALVKRVMITPEEVIKRSLDPASAAISRDGLAKTIYSRLFDWLVDKINNSIGQDATSKCLIGVLDIYGFESFKTNSFEQFCINFTNEKLQQHFNQHVFKMEQEEYTKEEINWSYIEFVDNQDVLDLIEKKPGGIIALLDEACMFPKSTHETFSNKLYQTFKNHKRFIKPKLSRTDFTISHYAGEVQYQSDQFLDKNKDYVVPEYQDLLGASKCSFVAGLFPPLPEETSKSSKFSSIGSRFKLQLQSLMDTLNSTEPHYIRCVKPNNLLKPAIFENQNIMQQLRCGGVLEAIRISCAGYPTRRAFFEFMHRFSLLAPEIADSHHDEKVVCQKILEKMGLAGYQIGKTKVFLRAGQMAELDARRAQVLSNAAKTIQRRVRTYQARQHYLSLRTKTIFVQSVCRANLACKLYQNMRRKAAAIKIQKHARRYEARKSYRKLHASVLTLQTALRAVASLKEFKFRKQTKASIIIQARYRCHRASKYYKRLKVGAIVAQCRWRGKMARRELRKLKMAARETGALQEAKDKLEKRVEELTWRLQLEKSLRTNLEESKAQEISKLQNSLQEMQGKLDETNALLVKERENVKKVTIEATPVIQEKEVIVEDTAKIDALTAEVERLKTSLETEKQKADEFEKKYNEIQASSEEKTHKLEDTEKKARQLQESLHRLEEKIHNLESENQVLRQQALSMSPNKFLSGRSRSIMQVVESGHIAVESKPSLEMHSPSMNHRESSEMEDKPQKSLNEKQQENQELLIRCVAQHLGFAGNRPIAACIIYKCLLHWRSFEVERTSVFDRIIQTIGHAIETQENNDVLAYWLSNASTLLLLLQRTLKASGAAGMTPQRRRSSSATLFGRMTQSFRGAPGGVNLSLINGGMNGGVDALRQVEAKYPALLFKQQLTAYVEKIYGMIRDNLKKEISPLLGLCIQAPRTSRASLVKGSSRSVANTEAQKALIAHWQGIVKSLGNFLNTLKANHVPPFLVRKVFTQIFSFINVQLFNSLLLRRECCSFSNGEYVKAGLAELEHWCYKATDEYAGSAWDELKHIRQAIGFLVIHQKPKKTLDEISHDLCPVLSIQQLYRISTMYWDDKYGTHSVSPDVISNMRVLMTEDSNNAVSNSFLLDDDSSIPFSVDDISKSMEQMDISDIEPPPLIRENSGFSFLLPRAD from the exons ATGGAAGCTCCTGCTGGCGGAGTGGATGATATGACCAAGCTCTCGTATTTGCACGAGCCTGGAGTCTTGCAGAACTTGAAAAGTAGATATGAATTGAATGAAATATAT ACATACACTGGAAACATTCTGATTGCTATAAATCCATTCCAAAGGCTACCTCACATTTACGATGCACACATGATGCAACAATACAAGGGAGCACCGTTTGGTGAATTAAGCCCTCATGTATTTGCAGTTGCTGATGTTGCTTACAG GGCTATGATTAACGAAGGAAAAAGCAATTCAATTCTTGTCAGTGGAGAAAGTGGAGCCGGTAAAACTGAAACTACGAAAATGCTTATGCGATACCTTGCTTATTTAGGAGGAAGGGCTGCCACCGAAGGAAGAACAGTTGAACAGCAAGTTCTTGAA TCAAATCCAGTGTTAGAAGCCTTTGGAAATGCTAAAACTGTGAGGAACAACAATTCGAGTCGATTTGGTAAATTCGTTGAGATCCAATTTGATAAGAATGGAAGAATCTCAGGAGCAGCCATTAGAACATACCTTCTAGAAAGATCTAGGGTTTGTCAAGTAAATGATCCTGAACGCAATTACCACTGCTTCTATCTTCTCTGTGCTGCACCGCAGGAG GAAGTTGAGAAATACAAATTAGGACATCCTAAAACATTTCATTACCTTAATCAGTCAAAATGTTATGAACTGGCCGATATAAGCGATGCTCGCGAGTATCTTGCCACTAGAAGAGCTATGGACATTGTTGGAATAAGCCAAAAGGATCAG GAAGCAATTTTCAGAGTAGTTGCTGCTATTCTTCATCTTGGTAACATTGCGTTTACCAAAGGAAAGGAAGCTGATTCATCTGTTCCAAAAGATGATAAAGCCAAATTCCACCTGAAAACCACTGCTGAGCTTCTCAT GTGTGATCTTGCTGGTTTGGAAGATGCATTAGTGAAGCGTGTGATGATCACCCCAGAGGAAGTTATTAAACGGAGCCTCGATCCGGCAAGCGCAGCAATAAGCAGAGATGGCTTGGCGAAAACAATATATTCTAGACTCTTTGACTg GTTGGTGGACAAGATTAACAATTCGATCGGACAAGACGCGACTTCTAAATGTTTGATTGGAGTCCTTGATATCTATGGCTTTGAAAGCTTTAAAACCAACAG CTTTGAGCAGTTTTGCATTAATTTCACAAATGAGAAGTTGCAGCAACATTTCAATCAG CACGTATTTAAAATGGAACAAGAAGAATATACAAAGGAGGAGATCAATTGGAGCTACATTGAATTTGTTGACAACCAAGATGTTTTGGACCTTATTGAAAag AAACCTGGTGGAATCATTGCTCTCCTTGATGAAGCTTG CATGTTTCCAAAGTCAACACATGAAACGTTTTCAAACAAACTGTATCAGACATTTAAGAATCATAAGCGCTTCATTAAGCCAAAATTGTCTCGGACAGATTTCACTATTTCTCATTATGCAGGCGAG GTGCAATACCAGTCTGATCAATTTCTAGACAAAAACAAGGATTATGTTGTCCCTGAGTATCAAGATTTGCTGGGTGCTTCCAAATGTTCTTTTGTAGCTGGCCTTTTTCCTCCACTTCCAGAAGAGACATCAAAATCTTCCAAATTTTCTTCAATTGGTTCTCGCTTTAAG CTACAACTGCAGTCACTGATGGATACATTAAACTCTACAGAACCTCATTACATTAGATGTGTGAAACCAAACAACCTCCTGAAGCCTGCAATTTTTGAGAATCAAAACATTATGCAACAACTTCGTTGTGGT GGTGTTTTAGAGGCAATCAGAATTAGTTGCGCGGGCTACCCTACTCGGCGTGCTTTCTTTGAATTTATGCATCGGTTTAGCCTCCTCGCCCCGGAGATCGCTGATTCACA CCACGATGAGAAGGTTGTTTGCCAAAAGATTCTAGAAAAAATGGGGCTTGCTGGATATCAG ATTGGAAAAACAAAGGTATTCCTAAGGGCAGGTCAGATGGCTGAACTAGATGCTCGTAGGGCTCAAGTACTCAGCAATGCAGCAAAAACTATCCAACGGCGTGTACGAACCTATCAAGCTCGACAACATTATCTTTCATTGCGGACGAAGACCATATTCGTGCAGTCTGTGTGCAGAG CAAACCTTGCATGCAAACTTTATCAGAACATGAGGAGGAAAGCAGCTGCAATAAAAATTCAGAAGCATGCTCGCAGATATGAAGCTAGGAAATCATATAGGAAACTCCACGCATCAGTTCTTACCTTACAAACAGCTTTAAGGGCAGTGGCATCCCTTAAAGAGTTCAAGTTTAGAAAACAGACTAAAGCCTCAATCATTATTCAG GCTCGTTATAGGTGCCACAGAGCTTCTAAATATTACAAGAGACTTAAGGTAGGAGCAATAGTCGCACAATGCAGATGGAGGGGGAAGATGGCCAGGAGAGAACTCAGGAAACTGAAGATG GCTGCAAGAGAAACTGGTGCACTTCAAGAAGCAAAGGACAAACTTGAAAAAAGGGTGGAGGAACTCACCTGGCGTCTCCAACTAGAAAAAAGTTTGCGG ACCAACCTCGAAGAGTCTAAAGCACAAGAGATATCGAAACTGCAGAATTCATTACAGGAGATGCAGGGTAAACTTGATGAAACCAATGCTCTGCTTGTCAAGGAGCGAGAGAATGTAAAGAAGGTTACCATCGAAGCAACTCCGGTTATCCAAGAAAAGGAGGTTATTGTTGAAGACACTGCAAAGATTGACGCACTAACAGCGGAAGTTGAGAGGCTAAAG ACTTCCCTTGAGACGGAGAAACAGAAAGCTGatgaatttgaaaagaaatataATGAAATCCAAGCTTCGAGTGAAGAAAAGACTCACAAATTAGAAGACACAGAGAAGAAGGCTCGTCAGCTCCAAGAATCACTACACAG GCTGGAAGAGAAGATTCATAATTTAGAATCAGAGAATCAAGTTCTACGTCAACAAGCTCTGTCCATGTCTCCTAACAAGTTCCTCTCAGGCCGCTCCAGATCAATTATGCAGGT agttgagagtGGACATATTGCAGTGGAGTCTAAGCCATCTTTG GAGATGCATAGTCCATCAATGAACCACAGAGAATCCTCTGAAATGGAGGATAAGCCACAGAAGtcattgaatgagaaacagcaAGAGAATCAAGAGTTGCTCATTAGATGCGTTGCACAACATTTAGGCTTTGCTGGAAATAGACCAATTGCAGCCTGTATCATATACAAATGCCTATTGCATTGGAGATCGTTTGAAGTTGAGCGTACCAGTGTTTTCGATCGCATAATCCAAACTATTGGGCATGCAATTGAG ACACAGGAGAACAATGATGTCTTGGCTTATTGGTTATCCAATGCTTCTACGCTTCTCTTGTTACTCCAGCGCACCCTTAAAGCGAGTGGTGCAGCTGGAATGACTCCTCAACGCCGTCGTTCTTCATCAGCAACTCTTTTTGGAAGGATGACACAA AGTTTCCGTGGAGCACCGGGGGGAGTGAACCTTTCTCTCATCAATGGTGGCATGAATGGTGGAGTGGATGCATTAAGACAAGTTGAAGCCAAGTACCCAGCTTTGCTTTTCAAACAGCAGCTTACAGCTTATGTGGAAAAGATATATGGAATGATCAGAGATAATTTGAAGAAAGAAATTTCTCCTTTGCTTGGATTGTGCATTCAG GCACCAAGAACATCCAGAGCAAGCTTGGTTAAGGGATCATCACGTTCAGTTGCAAACACCGAAGCTCAGAAAGCCTTGATTGCACATTGGCAAGGGATAGTTAAGAGCCTTGGAAACTTCTTAAATACTCTAAAAGCAAATCAT GTTCCTCCATTCTTGGTTCGTAAGGTGTTCACCCAAATTTTTTCATTCATCAACGTCCAACTTTTCAACAG TCTTCTCTTAAGACGAGAGTGCTGCTCATTTAGCAACGGAGAATATGTGAAAGCTGGTTTGGCTGAATTGGAGCATTGGTGTTATAAAGCAACAGATGAG TATGCAGGCTCAGCTTGGGATGAACTCAAACATATAAGACAGGCTATAGGATTTCTg GTCATACATCAAAAACCAAAGAAAACGCTGGATGAAATAAGTCATGACCTGTGTCCT GTACTTAGTATACAACAGTTATATCGAATAAGTACTATGTACTGGGATGACAAGTATGGCACACACAGTGTGTCCCCTGAT GTCATATCCAATATGAGAGTGTTGATGACTGAAGATTCAAATAATGCCGTTAGTAATTCTTTCCTGTTGGATGATGATTCAAG CATTCCATTTTCTGTTGATGACATATCAAAGTCGATGGAACAGATGGATATATCTGATATAGAGCCCCCACCATTAATTCGTGAGAATTCTGGCTTTAGCTTCTTGTTGCCACGCGCAGACTGA
- the LOC130935361 gene encoding myosin-11-like isoform X1, which yields MLLLVNIIVGSHVWVEDPDEAWLDGQVSKITGKDVEVATSNGKKITAKLSKIYPKDMEAPAGGVDDMTKLSYLHEPGVLQNLKSRYELNEIYTYTGNILIAINPFQRLPHIYDAHMMQQYKGAPFGELSPHVFAVADVAYRAMINEGKSNSILVSGESGAGKTETTKMLMRYLAYLGGRAATEGRTVEQQVLESNPVLEAFGNAKTVRNNNSSRFGKFVEIQFDKNGRISGAAIRTYLLERSRVCQVNDPERNYHCFYLLCAAPQEEVEKYKLGHPKTFHYLNQSKCYELADISDAREYLATRRAMDIVGISQKDQEAIFRVVAAILHLGNIAFTKGKEADSSVPKDDKAKFHLKTTAELLMCDLAGLEDALVKRVMITPEEVIKRSLDPASAAISRDGLAKTIYSRLFDWLVDKINNSIGQDATSKCLIGVLDIYGFESFKTNSFEQFCINFTNEKLQQHFNQHVFKMEQEEYTKEEINWSYIEFVDNQDVLDLIEKKPGGIIALLDEACMFPKSTHETFSNKLYQTFKNHKRFIKPKLSRTDFTISHYAGEVQYQSDQFLDKNKDYVVPEYQDLLGASKCSFVAGLFPPLPEETSKSSKFSSIGSRFKLQLQSLMDTLNSTEPHYIRCVKPNNLLKPAIFENQNIMQQLRCGGVLEAIRISCAGYPTRRAFFEFMHRFSLLAPEIADSHHDEKVVCQKILEKMGLAGYQIGKTKVFLRAGQMAELDARRAQVLSNAAKTIQRRVRTYQARQHYLSLRTKTIFVQSVCRANLACKLYQNMRRKAAAIKIQKHARRYEARKSYRKLHASVLTLQTALRAVASLKEFKFRKQTKASIIIQARYRCHRASKYYKRLKVGAIVAQCRWRGKMARRELRKLKMAARETGALQEAKDKLEKRVEELTWRLQLEKSLRTNLEESKAQEISKLQNSLQEMQGKLDETNALLVKERENVKKVTIEATPVIQEKEVIVEDTAKIDALTAEVERLKTSLETEKQKADEFEKKYNEIQASSEEKTHKLEDTEKKARQLQESLHRLEEKIHNLESENQVLRQQALSMSPNKFLSGRSRSIMQRVESGHIAVESKPSLEMHSPSMNHRESSEMEDKPQKSLNEKQQENQELLIRCVAQHLGFAGNRPIAACIIYKCLLHWRSFEVERTSVFDRIIQTIGHAIETQENNDVLAYWLSNASTLLLLLQRTLKASGAAGMTPQRRRSSSATLFGRMTQSFRGAPGGVNLSLINGGMNGGVDALRQVEAKYPALLFKQQLTAYVEKIYGMIRDNLKKEISPLLGLCIQAPRTSRASLVKGSSRSVANTEAQKALIAHWQGIVKSLGNFLNTLKANHVPPFLVRKVFTQIFSFINVQLFNSLLLRRECCSFSNGEYVKAGLAELEHWCYKATDEYAGSAWDELKHIRQAIGFLVIHQKPKKTLDEISHDLCPVLSIQQLYRISTMYWDDKYGTHSVSPDVISNMRVLMTEDSNNAVSNSFLLDDDSSIPFSVDDISKSMEQMDISDIEPPPLIRENSGFSFLLPRAD from the exons ATGCTTCTACTTG TGAATATCATTGTGGGGTCTCACGTCTGGGTTGAAGATCCAGACGAAGCTTGGCTAGATGGACAGGTTTCTAAAATCACTGGCAAGGATGTTGAAGTCGCCACATCCAATGGAAAGAAG ATTACTGCAAAGTTATCAAAGATATATCCCAAGGATATGGAAGCTCCTGCTGGCGGAGTGGATGATATGACCAAGCTCTCGTATTTGCACGAGCCTGGAGTCTTGCAGAACTTGAAAAGTAGATATGAATTGAATGAAATATAT ACATACACTGGAAACATTCTGATTGCTATAAATCCATTCCAAAGGCTACCTCACATTTACGATGCACACATGATGCAACAATACAAGGGAGCACCGTTTGGTGAATTAAGCCCTCATGTATTTGCAGTTGCTGATGTTGCTTACAG GGCTATGATTAACGAAGGAAAAAGCAATTCAATTCTTGTCAGTGGAGAAAGTGGAGCCGGTAAAACTGAAACTACGAAAATGCTTATGCGATACCTTGCTTATTTAGGAGGAAGGGCTGCCACCGAAGGAAGAACAGTTGAACAGCAAGTTCTTGAA TCAAATCCAGTGTTAGAAGCCTTTGGAAATGCTAAAACTGTGAGGAACAACAATTCGAGTCGATTTGGTAAATTCGTTGAGATCCAATTTGATAAGAATGGAAGAATCTCAGGAGCAGCCATTAGAACATACCTTCTAGAAAGATCTAGGGTTTGTCAAGTAAATGATCCTGAACGCAATTACCACTGCTTCTATCTTCTCTGTGCTGCACCGCAGGAG GAAGTTGAGAAATACAAATTAGGACATCCTAAAACATTTCATTACCTTAATCAGTCAAAATGTTATGAACTGGCCGATATAAGCGATGCTCGCGAGTATCTTGCCACTAGAAGAGCTATGGACATTGTTGGAATAAGCCAAAAGGATCAG GAAGCAATTTTCAGAGTAGTTGCTGCTATTCTTCATCTTGGTAACATTGCGTTTACCAAAGGAAAGGAAGCTGATTCATCTGTTCCAAAAGATGATAAAGCCAAATTCCACCTGAAAACCACTGCTGAGCTTCTCAT GTGTGATCTTGCTGGTTTGGAAGATGCATTAGTGAAGCGTGTGATGATCACCCCAGAGGAAGTTATTAAACGGAGCCTCGATCCGGCAAGCGCAGCAATAAGCAGAGATGGCTTGGCGAAAACAATATATTCTAGACTCTTTGACTg GTTGGTGGACAAGATTAACAATTCGATCGGACAAGACGCGACTTCTAAATGTTTGATTGGAGTCCTTGATATCTATGGCTTTGAAAGCTTTAAAACCAACAG CTTTGAGCAGTTTTGCATTAATTTCACAAATGAGAAGTTGCAGCAACATTTCAATCAG CACGTATTTAAAATGGAACAAGAAGAATATACAAAGGAGGAGATCAATTGGAGCTACATTGAATTTGTTGACAACCAAGATGTTTTGGACCTTATTGAAAag AAACCTGGTGGAATCATTGCTCTCCTTGATGAAGCTTG CATGTTTCCAAAGTCAACACATGAAACGTTTTCAAACAAACTGTATCAGACATTTAAGAATCATAAGCGCTTCATTAAGCCAAAATTGTCTCGGACAGATTTCACTATTTCTCATTATGCAGGCGAG GTGCAATACCAGTCTGATCAATTTCTAGACAAAAACAAGGATTATGTTGTCCCTGAGTATCAAGATTTGCTGGGTGCTTCCAAATGTTCTTTTGTAGCTGGCCTTTTTCCTCCACTTCCAGAAGAGACATCAAAATCTTCCAAATTTTCTTCAATTGGTTCTCGCTTTAAG CTACAACTGCAGTCACTGATGGATACATTAAACTCTACAGAACCTCATTACATTAGATGTGTGAAACCAAACAACCTCCTGAAGCCTGCAATTTTTGAGAATCAAAACATTATGCAACAACTTCGTTGTGGT GGTGTTTTAGAGGCAATCAGAATTAGTTGCGCGGGCTACCCTACTCGGCGTGCTTTCTTTGAATTTATGCATCGGTTTAGCCTCCTCGCCCCGGAGATCGCTGATTCACA CCACGATGAGAAGGTTGTTTGCCAAAAGATTCTAGAAAAAATGGGGCTTGCTGGATATCAG ATTGGAAAAACAAAGGTATTCCTAAGGGCAGGTCAGATGGCTGAACTAGATGCTCGTAGGGCTCAAGTACTCAGCAATGCAGCAAAAACTATCCAACGGCGTGTACGAACCTATCAAGCTCGACAACATTATCTTTCATTGCGGACGAAGACCATATTCGTGCAGTCTGTGTGCAGAG CAAACCTTGCATGCAAACTTTATCAGAACATGAGGAGGAAAGCAGCTGCAATAAAAATTCAGAAGCATGCTCGCAGATATGAAGCTAGGAAATCATATAGGAAACTCCACGCATCAGTTCTTACCTTACAAACAGCTTTAAGGGCAGTGGCATCCCTTAAAGAGTTCAAGTTTAGAAAACAGACTAAAGCCTCAATCATTATTCAG GCTCGTTATAGGTGCCACAGAGCTTCTAAATATTACAAGAGACTTAAGGTAGGAGCAATAGTCGCACAATGCAGATGGAGGGGGAAGATGGCCAGGAGAGAACTCAGGAAACTGAAGATG GCTGCAAGAGAAACTGGTGCACTTCAAGAAGCAAAGGACAAACTTGAAAAAAGGGTGGAGGAACTCACCTGGCGTCTCCAACTAGAAAAAAGTTTGCGG ACCAACCTCGAAGAGTCTAAAGCACAAGAGATATCGAAACTGCAGAATTCATTACAGGAGATGCAGGGTAAACTTGATGAAACCAATGCTCTGCTTGTCAAGGAGCGAGAGAATGTAAAGAAGGTTACCATCGAAGCAACTCCGGTTATCCAAGAAAAGGAGGTTATTGTTGAAGACACTGCAAAGATTGACGCACTAACAGCGGAAGTTGAGAGGCTAAAG ACTTCCCTTGAGACGGAGAAACAGAAAGCTGatgaatttgaaaagaaatataATGAAATCCAAGCTTCGAGTGAAGAAAAGACTCACAAATTAGAAGACACAGAGAAGAAGGCTCGTCAGCTCCAAGAATCACTACACAG GCTGGAAGAGAAGATTCATAATTTAGAATCAGAGAATCAAGTTCTACGTCAACAAGCTCTGTCCATGTCTCCTAACAAGTTCCTCTCAGGCCGCTCCAGATCAATTATGCAG agagttgagagtGGACATATTGCAGTGGAGTCTAAGCCATCTTTG GAGATGCATAGTCCATCAATGAACCACAGAGAATCCTCTGAAATGGAGGATAAGCCACAGAAGtcattgaatgagaaacagcaAGAGAATCAAGAGTTGCTCATTAGATGCGTTGCACAACATTTAGGCTTTGCTGGAAATAGACCAATTGCAGCCTGTATCATATACAAATGCCTATTGCATTGGAGATCGTTTGAAGTTGAGCGTACCAGTGTTTTCGATCGCATAATCCAAACTATTGGGCATGCAATTGAG ACACAGGAGAACAATGATGTCTTGGCTTATTGGTTATCCAATGCTTCTACGCTTCTCTTGTTACTCCAGCGCACCCTTAAAGCGAGTGGTGCAGCTGGAATGACTCCTCAACGCCGTCGTTCTTCATCAGCAACTCTTTTTGGAAGGATGACACAA AGTTTCCGTGGAGCACCGGGGGGAGTGAACCTTTCTCTCATCAATGGTGGCATGAATGGTGGAGTGGATGCATTAAGACAAGTTGAAGCCAAGTACCCAGCTTTGCTTTTCAAACAGCAGCTTACAGCTTATGTGGAAAAGATATATGGAATGATCAGAGATAATTTGAAGAAAGAAATTTCTCCTTTGCTTGGATTGTGCATTCAG GCACCAAGAACATCCAGAGCAAGCTTGGTTAAGGGATCATCACGTTCAGTTGCAAACACCGAAGCTCAGAAAGCCTTGATTGCACATTGGCAAGGGATAGTTAAGAGCCTTGGAAACTTCTTAAATACTCTAAAAGCAAATCAT GTTCCTCCATTCTTGGTTCGTAAGGTGTTCACCCAAATTTTTTCATTCATCAACGTCCAACTTTTCAACAG TCTTCTCTTAAGACGAGAGTGCTGCTCATTTAGCAACGGAGAATATGTGAAAGCTGGTTTGGCTGAATTGGAGCATTGGTGTTATAAAGCAACAGATGAG TATGCAGGCTCAGCTTGGGATGAACTCAAACATATAAGACAGGCTATAGGATTTCTg GTCATACATCAAAAACCAAAGAAAACGCTGGATGAAATAAGTCATGACCTGTGTCCT GTACTTAGTATACAACAGTTATATCGAATAAGTACTATGTACTGGGATGACAAGTATGGCACACACAGTGTGTCCCCTGAT GTCATATCCAATATGAGAGTGTTGATGACTGAAGATTCAAATAATGCCGTTAGTAATTCTTTCCTGTTGGATGATGATTCAAG CATTCCATTTTCTGTTGATGACATATCAAAGTCGATGGAACAGATGGATATATCTGATATAGAGCCCCCACCATTAATTCGTGAGAATTCTGGCTTTAGCTTCTTGTTGCCACGCGCAGACTGA
- the LOC130933144 gene encoding F-box protein At5g03970, which translates to MGIEMGKKSCNSVYAVLNCDDILHDILIRLPPSTVHKLILVSKRWLRVVSSSSFRRCYLRKWGQDFRLLGFFVCNFLYLGRPRDGYRRPNWEPALPFLSTCEEGDDFKLSGILKQLGYFIDCSNGIILSGRHPKTYFVYNTMTKKKYQLPEPQQFYKTLCMALIVEESFDDDLCYKVIRAKCECKLRERNTVSIETYSSKTGKWKQSTLICSTSFALRPRTVGMVVGGVVHWFAMWGKIAVYDPRLGDRYIALVKLPSGTLSHEYEECVLGESSDGLLQYGQSSNLGLEIWVLEKESDNPSLYCNCTRLKYKWVQRWKLNFKVIWKKNPPLSTQSKEAQILSFLPRNSKTVFIRSGSSIFLCDLGNKMVEPVNYQGRGAAISWESSKVVPCFLPAWPVSSLSE; encoded by the coding sequence ATGGGAATAGAAATGGGTAAGAAGAGTTGCAATAGCGTTTATGCTGTGCTCAATTGTGATGACATCTTGCATGATATATTGATTCGTTTGCCGCCGTCAACTGTCCACAAACTCATTCTTGTATCAAAAAGATGGCTGCGTGTGGTAAGCAGTTCTTCATTTCGCCGTTGCTACTTGAGGAAGTGGGGACAGGATTTTCGACTTCTGGGTTTCTTTGTATGCAACTTTTTGTATCTTGGAAGACCCCGAGATGGCTACCGTCGCCCTAACTGGGAGCCCGCCCTGCCGTTCTTATCCACATGTGAAGAGGGTGATGATTTCAAGCTTTCTGGAATCCTCAAACAACTTGGCTACTTCATTGATTGTTCCAATGGCATTATTCTTTCCGGTCGCCATCCAAAGACATATTTTGTGTATAATACCATGACCAAGAAGAAATATCAACTCCCGGAACCCCAGCAGTTCTACAAAACTCTGTGCATGGCATTGATTGTTGAGGAATCCTTTGATGATGACCTCTGTTACAAGGTGATCCGTGCTAAATGTGAATGCAAACTTAGGGAACGCAACACTGTTTCCATCGAGACTTACTCGTCAAAAACAGGAAAATGGAAGCAATCCACTTTGATATGCTCTACATCATTTGCACTGCGCCCAAGGAcagttggtatggtggttggtgGGGTTGTACACTGGTTTGCAATGTGGGGAAAAATTGCTGTTTATGATCCACGTCTTGGCGACAGGTATATAGCATTGGTTAAACTACCATCGGGTACTTTATCACATGAATACGAAGAATGTGTTCTTGGGGAGTCTTCTGATGGTCTTTTGCAATATGGTCAGAGCAGTAACTTGGGTCTGGAGATATGGGTACTGGAGAAGGAAAGTGACAACCCTTCCCTTTACTGCAACTGCACTCGGCTGAAGTATAAGTGGGTTCAAAGGTGGAAACTAAATTTCAAAGTGATATGGAAGAAGAATCCACCTTTGAGTACACAGTCTAAAGAAGCTCAGATACTATCATTTCTTCCTCGGAATTCTAAAACTGTCTTCATCAGATCCGGGTCGAGCATTTTTCTATGTGATTTGGGGAACAAAATGGTAGAACCAGTAAACTACCAAGGTCGTGGAGCTGCCATTTCATGGGAATCAAGCAAAGTAGTTCCTTGCTTTCTACCAGCTTGGCCAGTATCTTCTTTATCTGAATAA